In one Epinephelus lanceolatus isolate andai-2023 chromosome 19, ASM4190304v1, whole genome shotgun sequence genomic region, the following are encoded:
- the purbb gene encoding transcriptional regulator protein Pur-beta — translation MVELKMADGDSGSERGGSSGGGGGGGFQHFQRDQETQELASKRLDIQNKRFYLDVKQNSKGRFIKIAEVGAGGSKSRLTLSLSVAAEFRDYLGDFIEHYAQLGPSSPEQIAQATVGEDGGPRRALKSEFLVRENRKYYLDLKENQRGRFLRIRQTVNRGPGFGVGGPAGGMLSGQTIALPAQGLIEFRDALAKLIDDYGGDDEELVGGSAAGGYSELPEGTSIMVDSKRFFFDVGSNKYGVFLRVSEVKPSYRNSITIPFKAWSKFGGAFSRYAEEMKEIQERQRDKMYERRDESEGDDVDDD, via the coding sequence ATGGTGGAGCTGAAGATGGCGGATGGCGACAGCGGGAGTGAGCGCGGCGGCAGCAGCGGGGGAGGAGGCGGAGGCGGCTTCCAGCACTTCCAGCGGGACCAGGAGACCCAGGAGCTGGCGTCCAAGCGCCTGGACATCCAGAACAAGCGCTTCTACCTGGACGTGAAGCAGAACAGCAAGGGCAGGTTCATCAAGATCGCCGAGGTGGGGGCCGGGGGCTCCAAAAGTCGCTTGACCCTCTCCCTGTCAGTTGCGGCGGAGTTCCGTGACTACCTCGGGGATTTCATCGAGCACTACGCCCAGCTGGGGCCTAGCAGTCCGGAGCAGATAGCCCAGGCCACCGTGGGGGAGGACGGCGGGCCCAGGCGAGCCCTCAAGAGCGAGTTCCTCGTCCGGGAAAACCGCAAGTACTACCTGGACTTGAAGGAGAACCAGCGGGGGAGGTTCCTGCGGATCCGGCAGACCGTCAACCGGGGACCGGGCTTCGGAGTCGGGGGGCCTGCGGGCGGCATGCTGTCCGGTCAGACCATAGCCCTTCCGGCCCAGGGGCTCATAGAGTTCAGAGACGCCCTCGCTAAGCTCATAGATGACTACGGGGGAGACGACGAGGAGCTGGTCGGAGGCTCTGCCGCCGGGGGCTACAGCGAGCTCCCCGAGGGCACCTCCATCATGGTGGACTCCAAGCGGTTCTTCTTCGACGTCGGGTCCAACAAATACGGAGTGTTCCTGCGGGTGAGCGAGGTGAAGCCCAGCTACAGGAACTCTATCACCATCCCCTTCAAAGCCTGGAGCAAGTTCGGGGGAGCGTTCAGCAGATACGCGGAGGAGATGAAGGAGATCCAGGAGAGGCAGCGGGATAAGATGTACGAGAGGAGAGACGAGTCCGAGGGCGACGACGTGGATGACGACTGA